In Candidatus Acidiferrales bacterium, a genomic segment contains:
- the hydA gene encoding dihydropyrimidinase yields the protein MKFDTLIRNGEVVTASDRFTGDVGIVAEKIVALGTTLPAENAGRVIDAKGKYVIPGGIDVHTHLDMPFGGTTSADDFESGTIAAAFGGTTSLIDFAIQYKGQTLRTAFDTWMKKAEAKAAIDYAFHCILTDLPDARLEEMNALVREGVTSFKLFMAYPGVFMVEDALIFKAMSQTAQNGGLICMHAENGGAIDVIVRRALAEGKTAPKYHALTRPTTAEAEATARAIALAEMAGAAVYIVHLSCNDALEKVREARDRGIPAYAETCPQYLYLDDSLYDRPGFEGAKWVMTPPLRPKWHQEKLWEGLRRDDLQVVSTDHCPFCFKEQKEMGVGDFTKIPNGAPGIETRLMLLHEGVRKGRITLNRFVQLVSTAPAKMFGLYPRKGTIAVGSDADIVIFDPNKEVVLSAKTHHMKVDYNPFEGTRIVGAPSAVLVRGKPVIEGDKFVGRVGSGQFLKRETFVAQ from the coding sequence ATGAAATTCGACACGCTCATCCGCAACGGCGAGGTGGTCACCGCCTCCGACCGCTTTACCGGGGACGTGGGCATCGTGGCCGAAAAAATCGTTGCCCTCGGAACCACTTTGCCCGCCGAGAACGCCGGAAGAGTCATCGACGCCAAGGGGAAATACGTCATCCCCGGCGGCATTGATGTTCACACTCACCTCGACATGCCCTTTGGGGGAACCACGAGCGCGGATGACTTTGAGAGCGGAACCATCGCCGCCGCCTTTGGCGGCACCACCTCGCTGATTGATTTCGCCATCCAATACAAGGGGCAGACCCTCCGCACCGCCTTTGATACGTGGATGAAAAAAGCCGAAGCCAAAGCAGCCATTGACTACGCTTTCCATTGCATCCTGACCGACCTGCCCGACGCGCGCCTCGAGGAGATGAACGCGCTGGTGCGCGAGGGGGTGACGAGCTTCAAGCTGTTCATGGCCTACCCCGGCGTCTTCATGGTCGAAGACGCTCTGATTTTCAAAGCCATGTCGCAGACCGCGCAGAACGGCGGGCTGATCTGCATGCATGCCGAAAATGGCGGCGCGATTGACGTCATCGTTCGCCGGGCGCTGGCCGAAGGAAAAACCGCGCCCAAATATCACGCGCTTACCCGCCCGACAACCGCCGAAGCCGAAGCGACCGCCCGCGCCATTGCGCTCGCGGAGATGGCCGGGGCGGCGGTTTATATCGTCCACCTATCGTGCAACGACGCGCTCGAAAAAGTGCGCGAGGCGCGCGACCGCGGAATCCCGGCCTACGCGGAAACCTGCCCGCAATATCTCTATCTCGACGATTCGCTCTACGACCGGCCGGGGTTTGAAGGGGCCAAGTGGGTCATGACGCCGCCGCTGCGGCCCAAGTGGCATCAGGAGAAGCTATGGGAGGGTTTGCGCCGGGACGACTTGCAAGTTGTCTCGACCGACCATTGCCCGTTTTGCTTCAAGGAGCAAAAAGAAATGGGCGTCGGCGACTTCACCAAAATTCCGAACGGCGCGCCGGGCATCGAAACCCGGCTCATGCTGCTCCATGAAGGCGTGCGCAAGGGCCGCATCACGCTCAACCGCTTTGTGCAACTGGTCTCGACCGCTCCGGCCAAGATGTTTGGCCTCTATCCACGGAAAGGAACGATCGCCGTCGGCTCGGATGCCGACATCGTCATCTTTGACCCCAACAAGGAAGTTGTCCTGAGCGCCAAAACGCACCACATGAAGGTGGACTACAACCCCTTCGAAGGCACGCGCATCGTTGGTGCGCCGTCAGCGGTGCTCGTCCGCGGCAAGCCGGTGATCGAGGGTGACAAATTCGTAGGGCGGGTCGGTTCCGGACAATTCCTCAAGCGCGAGACCTTCGTGGCGCAGTAG